The following proteins come from a genomic window of Musa acuminata AAA Group cultivar baxijiao chromosome BXJ1-7, Cavendish_Baxijiao_AAA, whole genome shotgun sequence:
- the LOC135679764 gene encoding triacylglycerol lipase 2-like, producing the protein MGFRCFNWRLVIFFVLSMGFQGELAGAHGRRQLVQSLEAADDGVCTAVVSPRGYECREYEVKTQDGYILTMHRIPQGRGGGSAGKRQPVLLQHGVLSDGLTWLLNPPQQSLPFVLADNGFDVWITHGRGTRWSRRHESLKTSDTAYWAWSWDELASYDLPATVGFVFQKTGQKLHYVGHSMGTLTALSAFSEGKLVDKIKSAALLTPVAYLTSMTTTIGRAAASAFAGEMLGALGVAEFDPKGAVGTKFLELVCAMPGVNCYDLMASLTGPNCCLNDSTVDKYLKYELQPTSVRTLVHFSQTFRRGVITKYDHGSSTANMAAYGQSSPPEYHLSNIPHHLPLLLCYGGGDMLSDVKDVQLLLNDLSNHDAADKLVAQLVKEYAHLDFVMGVNAKQVVYDGLIAFFDKHS; encoded by the exons ATGGGATTCCGTTGCTTTAACTGGCGTCTCGTCATCTTCTTCGTCCTCTCCATGGGCTTCCAGGGCGAGCTGGCTGGAGCTCACGGAAGACGGCAGCTGGTGCAAAGCCTCGAGGCGGCGGATGATGGGGTGTGCACCGCCGTGGTGAGCCCTCGGGGTTACGAGTGCCGAGAATATGAG GTGAAGACGCAAGACGGGTACATACTGACCATGCACAGGATCCcacaaggaagaggaggcggcagCGCGGGCAAGAGGCAGCCGGTGCTGCTCCAACATGGAGTCCTCTCG GACGGGTTGACATGGCTACTGAATCCACCTCAACAATCGCTGCCTTTCGTACTTGCAGACAACGGATTCGATGTATGGATTACACACGGCAGGGGCACCAGGTGGAGCCGTCGCCATGAGTCTCTCAAAACATCAGACACG GCTTATTGGGCGTGGTCATGGGATGAGTTGGCCAGCTATGATTTGCCTGCTACTGTGGGTTTCGTATTCCAGAAAACTGGGCAGAAGCTGCACTATGTCGGTCACTCCATG GGAACTCTGACTGCTCTATCAGCGTTCTCTGAAGGGAAGCTGGTGGATAAGATCAAGTCAGCTGCCCTTTTGACTCCGGTGGCCTATCTGACTTCCATGACAACTACGATCGGAAGAGCTGCAGCCAGCGCATTCGCAGGAGAA ATGTTGGGAGCGCTTGGAGTGGCAGAATTTGATCCTAAAGG GGCAGTCGGAACCAAGTTTTTGGAGTTGGTCTGCGCTATGCCGGGGGTGAACTGCTACGACCTTATGGCATCATTAACAG GGCCAAACTGCTGCCTCAATGACTCCACTGTTGACAAGTACTTGAAGTATGAACTCCAGCCTACATCCGTGAGGACACTCGTCCATTTTTCACAGA CATTCAGACGTGGAGTGATAACAAAATACGACCACGGGAGCAGTACGGCCAACATGGCTGcgtatgggcagagcagcccaccCGAGTACCATTTGTCCAACATTCCACAccacctgccgctgctgctctGCTACGGCGGCGGGGACATGCTGTCGGACGTGAAGGACGTGCAGCTGCTGTTGAATGATCTCAGCAACCATGACGCCGCCGACAAGCTCGTGGCTCAGCTGGTGAAGGAGTACGCACATCTGGACTTCGTGATGGGGGTGAATGCCAAGCAGGTCGTCTACGACGGCCTCATCGCATTCTTCGACAAACACAGTTGA
- the LOC135679766 gene encoding triacylglycerol lipase 2-like codes for MGFRCWLLVITFVFSMGFHCELAGAHGRRQLLQSLEPPDDGVCTAVVSPQGYECQEYEVKTQDGYILTMHRIPQGRGGGSAGKRQPVLLQHGVLMDGLTWLLNPPQQSLAFVLADSGFDVWITHGRGTRWSRRHESLDTSNPAYWAWSWDELASFDLPATVGFVFQQTGQKLHYVGHSMGTLTALSAFSEGKLVDKIKSAALLTPVAYLTYMTTPIGRAAGSAFSGEMLGALGVGEFDPKGAVGTNYLEFVCAMPGVNCYDLMASFTGPNCCLNYSTVDMYLKYELQPTSVRTLVHFLQTIRSGVITKYDYGSSMANMVAYGQSSPPEYHMPNIPHHLPLLLSYGGGDMLSDVKDVQLLLKDLRNHDADKLVAQLVKEYAHLDFVMGVNAKQVVYDGLVAFFGKHS; via the exons ATGGGATTCCGTTGCTGGCTTCTCGTCATCACCTTCGTCTTCTCCATGGGCTTCCATTGCGAGCTGGCCGGAGCTCACGGACGACGGCAGCTGCTGCAGAGCCTCGAGCCTCCGGATGACGGCGTGTGCACCGCCGTGGTGAGCCCTCAGGGTTACGAGTGCCAAGAATATGAG GTGAAGACGCAAGATGGGTACATACTGACCATGCACAGGATACCACAAGGACGAGGAGGCGGCAGCGCGGGGAAGAGGCAGCCTGTGCTGCTCCAACATGGAGTCCTCATG GACGGGTTGACATGGCTTCTGAATCCACCTCAACAATCACTGGCTTTCGTACTTGCAGACAGCGGATTCGATGTCTGGATCACACACGGCAGGGGCACCAGGTGGAGCCGTCGCCATGAGTCTCTCGATACATCAAACCCG GCTTATTGGGCGTGGTCATGGGATGAGTTGGCCAGCTTTGATTTGCCTGCCACTGTGGGTTTTGTATTCCAGCAAACTGGGCAGAAGCTGCACTATGTTGGTCACTCCATG GGAACTCTGACAGCTCTATCAGCATTCTCCGAGGGGAAGCTGGTGGATAAGATCAAGTCAGCTGCCCTTTTGACTCCGGTGGCCTATCTGACTTACATGACAACTCCAATCGGAAGAGCTGCAGGCAGCGCATTCTCAGGAGAA ATGTTGGGAGCACTTGGAGTGGGAGAATTTGATCCTAAAGG GGCAGTCGGAACCAATTATTTGGAGTTCGTCTGCGCTATGCCGGGGGTGAACTGCTACGACCTTATGGCATCATTCACAG GGCCAAACTGCTGCCTCAATTACTCCACTGTTGACATGTACTTGAAGTATGAACTCCAGCCGACATCCGTGAGGACACTCGTCCATTTTTTACAGA CGATCAGAAGTGGAGTGATAACAAAATACGACTACGGGAGCAGTATGGCCAACATGGTTGcgtatgggcagagcagcccaccCGAGTACCACATGCCCAACATTCCACAccacctgccgctgctgctcaGCTACGGCGGCGGTGACATGCTGTCGGACGTCAAGGACGTGCAGCTGCTGTTGAAAGATCTCCGCAACCATGACGCCGACAAGCTCGTGGCTCAGCTGGTGAAGGAGTACGCACATCTGGACTTCGTGATGGGGGTGAATGCCAAGCAGGTCGTCTACGACGGCCTCGTCGCATTCTTCGGCAAACACAGTTGA
- the LOC135679768 gene encoding triacylglycerol lipase 2-like, with the protein MLEGGGGGGGDGVCTAVVSPQGYECQEYEVKTQDGYILTMHRIPQGRGGGSAGKRQPVLLQHGVLMDGLTWLLNPPQQSLAFVLADSGFDVWITHGRGTRWSRRHESLDTSNPAYWAWSWDELASFDLPATVGFVFQQTGQKLHYVGHSMGTLTALSAFSEGKLVDKIKSAALLTPVAYLTYMTTPIGRAAGSAFSGEMLGALGVGEFDPKGAVGTNYLEFVCAMPGVNCYDLMASFTGPNCCLNYSTVDMYLKYELQPTSVRTLVHFLQTIRSGVITKYDYGSSMANMVAYGQSSPPEYHMPNIPHHLPLLLSYGGGDMLSDVKDVQLLLKDLRNHDADKLVAQLVKEYAHLDFVMGVNAKQVVYDGLVAFFGKHS; encoded by the exons ATGTTGGAG ggcggaggaggaggaggagg TGACGGCGTGTGCACCGCCGTGGTGAGCCCTCAGGGTTACGAGTGCCAAGAATATGAG GTGAAGACGCAAGATGGGTACATACTGACCATGCACAGGATACCACAAGGACGAGGAGGCGGCAGCGCGGGGAAGAGGCAGCCTGTGCTGCTCCAACATGGAGTCCTCATG GACGGGTTGACATGGCTTCTGAATCCACCTCAACAATCACTGGCTTTCGTACTTGCAGACAGCGGATTCGATGTCTGGATCACACACGGCAGGGGCACCAGGTGGAGCCGTCGCCATGAGTCTCTCGATACATCAAACCCG GCTTATTGGGCGTGGTCATGGGATGAGTTGGCCAGCTTTGATTTGCCTGCCACTGTGGGTTTTGTATTCCAGCAAACTGGGCAGAAGCTGCACTATGTTGGTCACTCCATG GGAACTCTGACAGCTCTATCAGCATTCTCCGAGGGGAAGCTGGTGGATAAGATCAAGTCAGCTGCCCTTTTGACTCCGGTGGCCTATCTGACTTACATGACAACTCCAATCGGAAGAGCTGCAGGCAGCGCATTCTCAGGAGAA ATGTTGGGAGCACTTGGAGTGGGAGAATTTGATCCTAAAGG GGCAGTCGGAACCAATTATTTGGAGTTCGTCTGCGCTATGCCGGGGGTGAACTGCTACGACCTTATGGCATCATTCACAG GGCCAAACTGCTGCCTCAATTACTCCACTGTTGACATGTACTTGAAGTATGAACTCCAGCCGACATCCGTGAGGACACTCGTCCATTTTTTACAGA CGATCAGAAGTGGAGTGATAACAAAATACGACTACGGGAGCAGTATGGCCAACATGGTTGcgtatgggcagagcagcccaccCGAGTACCACATGCCCAACATTCCACAccacctgccgctgctgctcaGCTACGGCGGCGGTGACATGCTGTCGGACGTCAAGGACGTGCAGCTGCTGTTGAAAGATCTCCGCAACCATGACGCCGACAAGCTCGTGGCTCAGCTGGTGAAGGAGTACGCACATCTGGACTTCGTGATGGGGGTGAATGCCAAGCAGGTCGTCTACGACGGCCTCGTCGCATTCTTCGGCAAACACAGTTGA